The genomic stretch TCGGTATTGATACGCTTGCTCATCAGCTTGCTCTCGATCATGGTGCAGGGACGATCGCTGTACTTGGTGGTGGATTTAAATGGATTTATCCGAAAGAAAACCAGCTGCTAGCTTCTTCCATTGCGAGAGACGGTCTCCTTTTATCGGAATATCCACCCAATTGTCGACCTGAAAAACATCACTTTCCGGAACGGAATCGCATTATTAGTGGATTATCCGCTGGAACGTTTATCGTTGAAGCGCAAAAACGCAGTGGTTCGCTCATTACAGCTGATCAGGCAATGGAACAGGGACGCGAAGTATTTTGCTTACCTGGAAAAATAACAGATCCGTCTGCTGAAGGGACAAATCGCCTCATTCAGCAGGGCGCTAAACTTGTTTTAGAAGCGAATGATATCCTCAATGAACTACCGAATTTTCATGAAAAGAATACTAGCACTATTTGACAAACAAGTTTTGACTATTGAATAATAAGGAAGATTTTAAAATTTACCTCAATGGGGGGAGGAAACGTATTGTGGCAGATTATCTAGTAATTGTTGAATCTCCCGCTAAAGCAAAAACAATTGAAAAATATTTAGGAAAGAAATATCAGGTTAAGGCCTCATTAGGTCACGTCATTGACCTTCCTAGAAGTCAGATGGGCGTTGATGTGGAAAACAACTATGCTCCTAAATATATAACAATACGCGGGAAAGGCCCTGTCCTAAAAGAAATTAAAGATGCAGCAAAAAAAGCGAAGAAAGTCTATCTCGCAGCTGACCCCGATCGCGAAGGGGAAGCGATTGCATGGCATCTTGCTCACAGTTTAAAAATCGATGAACAAACAGAGTGCAGGGTTGTCTTTAATGAAATTACAAAAGATGCGGTTAAGGATGCGTTTAAGCAACCGAGACCGATTAACATGGATCTTGTCGATGCTCAGCAAGCAAGACGTGTCTTAGACCGTTTAGTTGGGTATAACATTAGTCCATTATTATGGAAAAAAGTAAAAAAAGGTTTAAGTGCTGGACGAGTTCAATCCGTTGCAGTTCGCCTTATTATTGAAAGAGAAAAAGAAATTCAAAATTTTGAAGCAGAAGAATATTGGAAAATCAAAGCGTCGTTTGAAAAAGATGGCGAACAATTTGAGGCTGGTTTCTACGGAGTAGATGGAAAGAAAACGGATCTGCAATCACGTGAAGATGTCGACAATGTTCTAAAACGCATTGAAGGCGATCAGTTTAATATCCAGTCTGTTCAAAAGAAGGAACGTAAACGAAACCCGGCCCTACCGTTTACTACTTCTTCTCTTCAGCAGGAAGCGGCGAGAAAACTTAATTTCCGCGCGAAGAAAACGATGATGCTCGCTCAGCAACTTTATGAGGGAATCGCAATCGGAAAGCAGGGAACGGTTGGTTTAATTACGTACATGCGAACTGACTCAACACGTATTTCTGAAACGGCGAAGGATGAAGCGAAAGAATACATTCAGGGTAAATATGGTGACACATACTTATCAGCTAAAAAGCCTGCTAAGAAACAGTCAGGAAAATCACAAGATGCTCACGAAGCGGTTCGACCAACATCGGTTATGCGTGACCCATCTGAAATGAAGGCTTACTTAAAGCGTGATCAGCTTCGTTTATACAAGTTGATCTGGGAGCGTTTTGTAGCGAGCCAGATGGCACCGGCTATCATGGATACGATGAGCGTTGACTTAGAAAACAATGGAACGACTTTCCGTGCAACTGGTTCTAAAGTGAAATTTAAAGGGTTTATGAAAGTGTATGTTGAAGGAAACGACGACAATAAAAAGGAAGAAGATAAGATGCTTCCTGATCTTGAAGAAGGAATGAACGTATCCACTTCAGACATTGATCCGACACAGCACTTTACACAGCCACCGCCGAGATATTCAGAAGCGCGTCTTGTTAAAACAATGGAAGAACTCGGTATAGGAAGACCATCTACTTATGCACCAACCCTCGATACGATTCAGCGTAGAGGATACGTGGCATTAGAAGATAAGAAATTTGTTCCAACTGAACTTGGCGAAATAGTGTTAGAGCTGATTTTGGAGTTCTTCCAGGATATTATCAACATTGAATTTACGGCTGGATTAGAAAATGATCTTGACAAAATCGAGGATGGCGAGGCAGAATGGATTTCTGTCATCAACGAATTTTATCAAAACTTCGAACAGCGCCTGAAGGTAGCTGAGGAAGAAATGAAGGAAGTCGAAATTAAAGACGAACCTGCTGGAGAAGATTGTGAAAAGTGTGGTTCTCCAATGGTCATTAAGATGGGACGTTATGGAAAGTTTATGGCTTGCTCAAACTTCCCTGATTGTCGCAATACAAAACCGATATTAAAAGAAGTTGGCGTGACTTGTCCAAAGTGTAAAGAAGGTAATGTCGTTGAACGTAAAAGTAAGAAAAATCGCCTTTTCTATGGTTGTGATCGTTTCCCTGAATGTGATTTCCTATCGTGGGATAAACCGATC from Bacillus sp. Cs-700 encodes the following:
- the topA gene encoding type I DNA topoisomerase, yielding MADYLVIVESPAKAKTIEKYLGKKYQVKASLGHVIDLPRSQMGVDVENNYAPKYITIRGKGPVLKEIKDAAKKAKKVYLAADPDREGEAIAWHLAHSLKIDEQTECRVVFNEITKDAVKDAFKQPRPINMDLVDAQQARRVLDRLVGYNISPLLWKKVKKGLSAGRVQSVAVRLIIEREKEIQNFEAEEYWKIKASFEKDGEQFEAGFYGVDGKKTDLQSREDVDNVLKRIEGDQFNIQSVQKKERKRNPALPFTTSSLQQEAARKLNFRAKKTMMLAQQLYEGIAIGKQGTVGLITYMRTDSTRISETAKDEAKEYIQGKYGDTYLSAKKPAKKQSGKSQDAHEAVRPTSVMRDPSEMKAYLKRDQLRLYKLIWERFVASQMAPAIMDTMSVDLENNGTTFRATGSKVKFKGFMKVYVEGNDDNKKEEDKMLPDLEEGMNVSTSDIDPTQHFTQPPPRYSEARLVKTMEELGIGRPSTYAPTLDTIQRRGYVALEDKKFVPTELGEIVLELILEFFQDIINIEFTAGLENDLDKIEDGEAEWISVINEFYQNFEQRLKVAEEEMKEVEIKDEPAGEDCEKCGSPMVIKMGRYGKFMACSNFPDCRNTKPILKEVGVTCPKCKEGNVVERKSKKNRLFYGCDRFPECDFLSWDKPIKRPCPKCGDLLVEKKTKKKKEIKCVNCDFVEEEN